The region ACATCTTGATTCTCCGCTGCCACTTCTTTGAGAGTACCCAAACGCCATAGACGGCAGTTCTCCGGCTTGGCCGCTGCCTCAAGACACCACTCATGGTCAAACAGAGTGAAAACGGGTCCGGGACCATCTTTTTGCCAACCATCCATCGAAGTGCTCGAGATCGCAATCGGCCGCGGCGGATTTACCGCGCCTTTTGCGATCGCCAATAGATCATGGGAATCCAACTCCTGTGGCGTCTCTAGCCCGGCAAGGCTCATGACCGTGGCGAAAACGTCCTGCGGTTGAATCATGGCATCGCATCGCCCGGAACCGGCGCCGGGCGCATAGACGAAGAACGGCACATGCCCTTCCGCCTCGCGCACCGGCCAGTTCTTACCGAAGCTGCCCATTTCGCCTACTTGTGTACCATGGTCAGAAGTGAAGATGAGAGCCGTATTCTTCGCCAGGCCAGTCGATTCAAAGGTGTCCAGAAACTTGCCAAGCCAATGATCCATCCAGGTTACTTTTGCCGCATAAAGATTCTTGAGGCGTTCAGACAGGACTTCAGGTATAAATCCCTCCATCGCATAAATCCGCGGGTCAATACGGCCATCATAACCTGGAGTCTTGTCGTACATCTTTACGAACTCAGGCGGCGTATCCCATGGCTCATGGGGATCAAACGAATCAACCCATAAGAAGAACTTGTCCCGTGTCTGATTGCTCTTGAGGAAATCGCTCCCTCTCAGAAATACTTGGGCCGCGTTCCAGTCTTCGTAGACTTTGCGCTTGCGGTTAGTGCGGATATAGGCATTGATGGGCCTGTTCATCATTCTCTCAGCATCAACAAAATCCAACTGCGGGTCTTTCGTCCACCCGTCCAGCATATACCCCCCGTCATCCATCCACCGCCTGTCAACTTCCGCCCCGCGTACGAATTCCCACCCATGAAAAGGCCAGTCAAAGTTATGGCCGCCGTTGACCAGATGGGGGGTGTCGTGGATGAGTTGGGTGCAATAGCCATGCTCGGCAAGCGCCCGAGGTAAGGTCGGCACATCAAAAGGAAGTGGACCCCAGACGTTGAATGGACTGCCGTATCGGCCAGTGATGACGTCTTTCCGATGAGGAATTGTCGGAAAGCTAGCAGTATAGGCACGATCAAATACCCATGATTTAGCCGCCAACCGATCCATATTGGGTGTGATGATCCAGTCATTGCCATTTGCGCCTACAAAATCATAACGCAATGTATCCGCGATAATCAGAATAATATTCATTCCAACCCCACCTCACCAGCTTCAGCGATTATACCTCTAGCCTGACAATTAACTACACCCTCAACCCCCTGCGTTCGTTGTCAGTGGATTGGACTTCTTCTTGCACTAAAATCGACCATGCGCCTATCTTTAAAGCCTGTTCGAGCTTCTCAAACGCACGCTTGGGATTGCCGCACCTTGTCCAAGCACGTGCTGATTTAACAATAAGCTGGGCTAGTTTCTCTAAATTGCGCTGTTCATCTTCTGTGTAATTCTGAATCGATGCGACAATTATCCCCTCGGCGATAATTCGGTCAAAGTCTAGGCCAACACTTTCAGCGAATTCTCGCTCCTCCAGTTCTGATACAACAGCTTGGGATTCATCCGCTCTCTGCTTATAAATCGCAAGGAACCAACTCGAAGCAAAAAGAGCGATGCCGAATAATAAAACCCAAAACGTTTGTGTTGTCCCCTCTTTTATCCACCACTCACTTGCACGACTTCGAAGCAAATTATAGTCATCGCTACCTATGCTATCCTTTAACGCAACTTCGACTGATTGCTTCTCAACCGCATTTTCAATAAACTTATCAACCCTATCCCTACCGATTGTCGCTTCAAGATAACGAAAAACCGTTCGGTATTCCTGATAATCTTTTGGCGACCATGAGGTTCGAACTGAATTGTAACCTGTTTGAAAAATATATGCGTCTTTGCTATCAGAAAGCCAGAGCGCAACCCCTTAATGAAACCATTTTGGAAGCTTATCGGCATTTAATCCCAACGA is a window of bacterium DNA encoding:
- a CDS encoding sulfatase; translation: MNIILIIADTLRYDFVGANGNDWIITPNMDRLAAKSWVFDRAYTASFPTIPHRKDVITGRYGSPFNVWGPLPFDVPTLPRALAEHGYCTQLIHDTPHLVNGGHNFDWPFHGWEFVRGAEVDRRWMDDGGYMLDGWTKDPQLDFVDAERMMNRPINAYIRTNRKRKVYEDWNAAQVFLRGSDFLKSNQTRDKFFLWVDSFDPHEPWDTPPEFVKMYDKTPGYDGRIDPRIYAMEGFIPEVLSERLKNLYAAKVTWMDHWLGKFLDTFESTGLAKNTALIFTSDHGTQVGEMGSFGKNWPVREAEGHVPFFVYAPGAGSGRCDAMIQPQDVFATVMSLAGLETPQELDSHDLLAIAKGAVNPPRPIAISSTSMDGWQKDGPGPVFTLFDHEWCLEAAAKPENCRLWRLGTLKEVAAENQDVVRRLHAAALNEMERRGTHPALMKWMRSGMIESEFPTDCSYCDGWPSPVGYEPYFNFNRQYRGK